Proteins found in one Seonamhaeicola sp. S2-3 genomic segment:
- a CDS encoding DUF3850 domain-containing protein has protein sequence MKHEIKITPNYFEAVKKGIKPWEIRKNDRNYKVGDNIILKEYDLKLKKYTGRRISGWIEYILEGGKYGLSQGFVIMTIKYT, from the coding sequence ATGAAGCACGAAATTAAAATAACACCCAATTATTTTGAGGCGGTAAAAAAAGGAATAAAACCTTGGGAAATTAGAAAGAATGACAGAAACTATAAAGTTGGTGATAATATAATACTTAAAGAGTACGACCTGAAACTTAAAAAATACACAGGCAGACGTATTAGTGGTTGGATAGAATATATATTAGAAGGCGGAAAATATGGTCTTTCACAAGGTTTTGTGATAATGACAATAAAATACACTTAA
- a CDS encoding toxin-antitoxin system YwqK family antitoxin, whose amino-acid sequence MKITILILLFSTISGFSQEIKFNLFLKDSCSNSIESSFNYHLEKNGTEYHIAEFDNGTIILPTKGEYELVATEIGETHKIVIDKLINSDTLIKPRIEEYIKMTNVSFTKNTSKEELKKLGIIPNNKFMNCDKVCDGIETDYYSNGTIRLKAEFKSGLVIGELKRYYQSGKIKEISTYDKDGILTKRTLFNENGEIKKE is encoded by the coding sequence ATGAAGATTACGATTTTGATATTACTTTTTTCTACCATTTCTGGGTTTAGTCAAGAAATTAAATTCAATCTATTTTTAAAAGATTCTTGTTCAAATAGCATTGAAAGTAGTTTTAACTATCATCTTGAAAAAAATGGAACGGAATATCATATAGCGGAATTTGACAACGGAACAATAATACTTCCGACCAAAGGAGAGTATGAACTTGTCGCTACTGAAATTGGAGAAACACATAAAATTGTGATTGACAAACTAATAAATTCTGACACTTTAATTAAACCGAGAATTGAAGAGTATATTAAAATGACTAATGTTTCTTTTACAAAAAACACGAGTAAAGAAGAACTCAAGAAACTTGGTATAATTCCTAATAATAAGTTTATGAATTGCGATAAGGTTTGTGATGGAATTGAAACTGATTATTACTCAAACGGAACAATTCGACTGAAAGCGGAATTTAAAAGCGGACTTGTAATTGGAGAATTAAAAAGGTATTATCAAAGTGGAAAAATAAAAGAAATTTCTACTTATGACAAAGATGGAATTTTAACAAAAAGGACTCTATTTAACGAAAACGGAGAAATAAAAAAAGAATAA
- a CDS encoding DUF4145 domain-containing protein — translation MKWKEAYKVPSKEYKCGFCEREIASELGFAAIGTVSANKHGRHESYEGIKGSIYICYNCKNPTYFDEDNEQYPDTSFGNLIKHINEKEVEDLYQEARRCMSSHSYTSTVMCCRKLLMNISVSEGAKEGLSFVDYVNYLKDNNYIPPNGLKWVDEIRKHGNTANHKIVLKTKDEALKILLFTEMLLKFIYELPNMIND, via the coding sequence ATGAAGTGGAAAGAAGCATATAAAGTACCATCAAAAGAATATAAATGCGGATTCTGCGAAAGAGAAATCGCGTCTGAACTTGGATTTGCTGCAATCGGAACAGTAAGTGCCAATAAACACGGAAGACACGAATCTTACGAGGGAATTAAAGGCAGTATTTATATATGTTATAATTGTAAAAACCCAACATATTTTGACGAGGATAATGAACAATATCCTGACACAAGTTTTGGAAACTTAATTAAACACATAAATGAAAAAGAAGTCGAAGACTTATACCAAGAAGCTCGTAGATGTATGTCTTCACACTCATACACTTCGACAGTAATGTGCTGCCGAAAATTACTAATGAACATTTCAGTTAGCGAAGGAGCAAAAGAAGGTTTAAGTTTTGTTGATTATGTAAACTATTTAAAAGACAATAATTACATTCCACCAAACGGACTAAAATGGGTTGACGAAATAAGAAAACACGGAAATACAGCAAATCATAAAATCGTTTTGAAAACAAAAGATGAGGCTCTGAAAATATTATTATTTACAGAAATGCTTTTAAAATTCATCTACGAATTACCAAATATGATTAATGATTAA
- a CDS encoding GIY-YIG nuclease family protein has protein sequence MNNNSEFEFKSYFPNYQLEFSFKNWLVQDGSFVKEGEDIYEYSKSIIVNSQLALLGAKPNYTLIRHKAEKSGYIDLYFTNKSLHIPKNQLMYVIRENDKKRIDRKFINKPTIIIDEFNNSKKIIWERVSSDFLISRGIKSKSDDFKTELVFCFNYEQNNDYLVFYFDPKQIKPKQNDKISLLFENGEIIEFVLKNKPTLSKNELNNKILVYKTIITESELHLFSNTDFRKWKLTLSSGKREILGGEIGGYKSYESRNNLTIAIKKYANDYIDIVQRTIPEHQPLKIRQTSNINESKNKHCFVYLMKDSTNGYYKIGISNQPKYRERTLQSEKPTIELIIAKKFPIRKIAESFEKSLHETYVEKRVRGEWFELNQIDVEHIIESLK, from the coding sequence ATGAACAATAATTCAGAATTTGAGTTTAAATCATATTTTCCAAATTATCAGCTGGAATTTTCATTCAAAAATTGGCTAGTTCAAGATGGAAGTTTTGTAAAAGAAGGTGAAGATATTTATGAATATTCAAAATCTATAATTGTGAATTCACAATTAGCGCTATTAGGAGCTAAACCTAATTACACTTTAATAAGACATAAAGCGGAAAAAAGTGGTTATATAGATTTATACTTTACAAATAAATCTTTACATATTCCAAAAAATCAATTAATGTATGTAATTAGGGAAAATGACAAAAAAAGAATAGATAGAAAATTCATTAATAAACCAACCATTATTATTGATGAATTTAACAACTCTAAAAAAATTATTTGGGAACGAGTTAGTTCTGATTTTCTAATTAGTCGAGGAATAAAATCTAAATCTGATGACTTTAAAACTGAATTAGTTTTCTGTTTCAATTATGAACAAAATAATGATTATTTAGTTTTTTATTTCGATCCCAAACAAATCAAACCAAAGCAAAATGACAAAATAAGTTTACTTTTCGAAAATGGAGAAATTATTGAATTTGTGTTAAAAAATAAACCGACTTTGTCTAAAAATGAATTAAATAATAAAATTTTAGTTTATAAAACCATAATAACAGAAAGTGAATTACATCTATTTTCAAATACGGACTTTAGAAAATGGAAATTAACTCTATCAAGTGGTAAAAGAGAAATATTAGGAGGTGAAATTGGAGGATACAAAAGTTATGAATCTAGAAATAATCTAACTATTGCTATAAAGAAATATGCCAATGATTATATAGATATTGTTCAAAGAACAATTCCTGAACATCAACCTTTAAAAATTAGACAAACATCAAATATTAATGAGTCAAAAAATAAACATTGTTTCGTTTACTTAATGAAAGATAGTACTAATGGTTATTATAAAATTGGGATTTCAAACCAACCAAAATATAGAGAGAGAACATTACAAAGTGAGAAACCCACAATCGAATTGATAATTGCAAAAAAGTTTCCAATTAGAAAAATAGCAGAAAGTTTTGAAAAGTCATTACACGAAACATATGTTGAAAAAAGAGTACGTGGAGAGTGGTTTGAACTTAATCAAATTGATGTCGAACATATAATTGAATCTTTGAAATAA
- a CDS encoding GNAT family N-acetyltransferase, translating into MIEIVVANKSEHFNNIATLADIIWQEHYIPIIGLPQVNYMLKKFQSAKAIKEQVEGGFEYYLLSFNKIPVGYISIKKETDTLFLSKLYVVNLHRGKKIGKTALNFVANKAKAYNLKRIRLTVNINNVNAIKAYEKMGFKKEKPIVTDIGSGFIMDDFEMVKEI; encoded by the coding sequence ATGATAGAGATTGTAGTAGCAAATAAATCAGAGCATTTTAACAATATAGCAACCCTAGCCGATATTATTTGGCAAGAGCATTACATTCCAATTATAGGGTTACCACAAGTAAATTACATGCTTAAAAAGTTCCAATCTGCAAAAGCTATTAAAGAACAAGTAGAAGGCGGTTTTGAATATTATCTTCTTTCTTTTAATAAAATTCCCGTTGGTTATATTTCTATAAAAAAGGAAACCGACACCTTATTTTTAAGCAAATTGTATGTTGTTAATTTGCATAGAGGAAAAAAAATAGGCAAAACAGCTTTAAATTTTGTAGCAAATAAAGCTAAAGCATATAATTTAAAACGTATTAGACTTACCGTAAATATCAATAATGTTAATGCTATAAAAGCCTATGAAAAAATGGGTTTTAAGAAAGAGAAACCAATTGTGACAGATATAGGAAGTGGATTTATAATGGATGATTTTGAGATGGTTAAGGAGATATAA
- a CDS encoding hemolysin III family protein, which yields MRQQSLFEEKLNATTHAFGALFGVVALVLLILFDTHKTNFSLGSVIVYGISIIVLFTASTLYHSVKNEKLKHYYRIVDHISIYLLIAGTYTPVLLITLNDSLGWMLFYIVWGIAAFGIILKLFFTGRFEVFSTLLYLLMGWLIVFDFSNFSKLVSSDAVLLLFAGGLAYTGGVIFYAIEKIPFNHVIWHLFVLVGAICHFFMIFFYII from the coding sequence ATGAGGCAACAATCTCTTTTTGAAGAAAAACTTAATGCTACTACCCATGCTTTTGGTGCTTTATTTGGAGTTGTAGCTTTGGTTTTACTCATACTTTTTGATACTCATAAAACCAATTTTAGTTTAGGTAGCGTTATTGTTTATGGCATATCTATAATAGTTTTATTTACCGCTTCAACCTTATATCATTCTGTAAAAAACGAAAAACTTAAACACTATTATAGAATAGTAGATCATATTAGTATTTACCTTTTAATAGCAGGTACTTACACACCCGTTTTGCTCATAACTTTAAATGATAGTTTGGGGTGGATGCTTTTTTATATTGTTTGGGGAATTGCTGCTTTTGGTATTATATTAAAACTATTTTTCACAGGGCGTTTTGAAGTTTTTTCAACCCTATTGTATCTTTTAATGGGCTGGTTAATTGTATTTGATTTTTCTAATTTTTCTAAATTAGTATCTAGTGATGCTGTTTTATTACTCTTTGCCGGTGGTTTAGCTTATACTGGTGGTGTTATTTTTTATGCTATTGAAAAAATTCCGTTTAACCATGTTATATGGCATTTATTTGTGTTAGTAGGAGCCATTTGCCATTTTTTTATGATATTTTTTTACATAATTTAA
- a CDS encoding DUF4294 domain-containing protein: MNSIKYIFFLLPTVLLAQINEVENDSISTIEYIIIEGDSVPRTSIDLDEVKLLPKLRFDSREERIRYLILRRKTIKVYPYAKLAAERLDSMNKRLASIKKKRDKKRYTKRVQKYIEGEFSDELKKLSRTEGQILVKLIHRQTGTTAFDLVKELRNGWRAFWYNTTASMFDISLKKEFDPEHEKEDYLIEDILLRNFQSGRLEAQKSALDFDFYELTTKWVYNKNPEN, from the coding sequence ATGAACTCAATAAAGTACATCTTCTTTTTATTACCAACAGTTTTATTGGCTCAAATTAATGAGGTTGAAAATGATTCTATTTCTACCATAGAATATATAATTATTGAAGGCGATTCTGTACCTAGAACTTCAATTGATTTAGATGAGGTTAAGCTTTTACCTAAACTAAGATTTGATAGTAGGGAAGAAAGAATAAGGTATTTAATATTGCGACGTAAAACAATTAAAGTTTACCCATATGCCAAATTAGCTGCAGAGCGTTTAGATTCTATGAACAAAAGGTTGGCAAGTATAAAAAAGAAACGAGACAAAAAACGTTATACTAAACGCGTACAAAAGTATATTGAAGGTGAGTTTTCTGATGAATTAAAAAAATTATCGCGTACAGAGGGACAAATTTTGGTAAAACTAATTCATAGGCAAACCGGTACAACAGCTTTTGATTTGGTTAAAGAACTACGTAATGGTTGGCGAGCTTTTTGGTATAACACAACAGCTAGTATGTTTGATATTTCGTTAAAAAAGGAGTTTGATCCAGAACATGAAAAAGAAGATTATTTAATTGAAGATATTTTATTACGAAACTTTCAAAGCGGAAGATTAGAAGCTCAAAAATCGGCTTTAGATTTCGATTTTTATGAATTAACAACGAAGTGGGTTTATAACAAAAATCCTGAAAATTAG